In a single window of the Antennarius striatus isolate MH-2024 chromosome 3, ASM4005453v1, whole genome shotgun sequence genome:
- the me2 gene encoding NAD-dependent malic enzyme, mitochondrial, translating into MLSRLRTTWSLRPCVSVCRWAHTKERGRPLMLSPRTNKGMAFSLKERQVLGIHGLLPPKVETQEIQALRFQNNLKKMTDPLEKYIYLMGIQERNERLFYRVLMEDIDELMPIVYTPTVGLACMHYGHIFRRPKGLFISILDKGHIRSILDNWSENDVSAVVVTDGERILGLGDLGVYGMGIPVGKLCLYTACAGIRPEKCLPVVIDVGTDNETLLADPLYMGLYQKRDRSQAYDDLIDEFMEAVVDKYGQDTLIQFEDFGNHNASRILRKYREKYCTFNDDIQGTAAVALAGLMAAQRVIGKPITAHRLLFLGAGEAAVGIANLIVMAMMEEGMNPDEARKRIWMYDKHGLLVKDRQEEMFPNQEPFVHDSPGNIGSFLDAVNTIEPTAIIGVSGAGRLFTHDVIKSMGALNERPIIFALSNPTTKAECTAEDAYTLTDGRCLFASGSPFDPVTLSDGRVITPGQGNNAYIFPGVALAVILSGVRHISDTVFLEAAKTLAAQLTDKDLEDGRLYPPLSKIREVSLQMAVKVVEYVYSKGMAFRYPEPIDKNGFVRATVWNTDYDSLLPETYDWPDVSFGPKTK; encoded by the exons ATGCTGTCAAGGTTGAGAACAACCTGGTCGCTGAGGCCCTGCGTCTCTGTTTGCAGATGGGCGCACACAAAAGAAAGGGGCAGGCCACTCATGCTCAGCCCTCGCACCAACAAA GGCATGGCCTTTTCTCTCAAAGAGCGGCAGGTTTTGGGAATTCATGGTCTGTTACCCCCAAAAGTGGAGACTCAAGAAATTCAGGCACTGCGCTTTCAGAATAATCTCAAGAAGATGACTGATCCCCTAGAGAA GTACATCTACTTGATGGGCATCCAGGAAAGGAATGAGAGGCTTTTCTATAGAGTGTTGATGGAAGACATCGACGAATTAATGCCAATTGTGTACACTCCCACTGTGGGCCTGGCCTGCATGCACTATGGACACATCTTTAGAAGACCAAA AGGCTTGTTCATCTCTATTCTTGACAAAGGACACATTCGTTCCATCTTGGACAACTGGTCAGAAAATGATGTTTCG GCTGTGGTGGTAACTGATGGAGAACGTATTTTAGGATTAGGAGACCTTGGTGTTTATGGAATGGGGATCCCTGTGGGAAAACTTTGCCTGTACACTGCCTGTGCTGGCATCAGACCTGAGAAATGTCTGCCTGTGGTGATAGATGTTGGTACAGACAATGAG ACTCTCCTTGCGGATCCGCTGTACATGGGCCTGTACCAGAAGCGAGATCGCTCTCAAGCGTACGATGATCTGATTGACGAGTTCATGGAGGCTGTGGTGGACAAATATGGACAGGACACACTGATCCAGTTTGAGGACTTCGGAAATCACAATGCCTCTCGCATCCTCAGGAAGTACAGGGAAAAATACTGTACCTTCAACGATGATATCCAAG GTACTGCAGCTGTAGCCTTGGCTGGTCTGATGGCAGCTCAGAGGGTCATTGGAAAACCCATCACTGCACACCGGCTGCTTTTCCTGGGAGCTGGGGAG GCTGCAGTTGGGATTGCCAATCTGATTGTCATGGCCATGATGGAGGAAGGGATGAACCCAGATGAGGCCAGAAAAAGGATCTGGATGTACGACAAACATGGCTTACTAGTAAAG GACAGACAAGAGGAAATGTTCCCAAACCAGGAGCCATTCGTCCATGACAGTCCAGGGAACATCGGGAGCTTCCTAGATGCTGTCAATACCATCGAACCCACAGCTATAATTG GTGTGTCAGGAGCTGGACGACTGTTCACCCACGACGTCATCAAGTCCATGGGGGCCCTGAACGAACGACCCATCATCTTTGCTCTGAGTAACCCAACCACTAAGGCAGAGTGTACCGCAGAAGATGCGTACACACTCACTGAT GGTAGATGTCTTTTTGCCAGTGGCAGTCCATTTGATCCTGTGACTCTAAGTGATGGACGTGTCATCACACCTGGACAAGGAAACAATGCTTACATCTTCCCAG GGGTTGCTTTGGCTGTGATCCTGAGTGGGGTGAGACACATCAGTGACACAGTATTCCTCGAGGCTGCCAAG ACCCTTGCAGCTCAGCTGACTGATAAAGACCTTGAAGATGGTAGACTCTATCCTCCTCTCTCCAAGATCCGAGAGGTCTCTCTCCAGATGGCCGTCAAG GTGGTAGAATATGTCTATTCTAAAGGCATGGCATTCCGCTACCCTGAGCCTATAGACAAGAACGGATTTGTACGTGCTACTGTGTGGAACACCGACTACGACTCCTTACTTCCAGAGACGTACGACTGGCCAGATGTCAGCTTCGGTCCCAAGACTAAGTAG